Genomic segment of Pararhodobacter zhoushanensis:
TTCGCTGGACATTCGTGCGCGCTTTCCTGTTTGGCGTGACTGCCGGGTTGCAGGGTCTCAGGATCCGCCGCATTCGTCGAGACCGATCCTTGTCTCAAAGACGTGATGTGTCCATGTCGCGATCCGGTCCCCTTTGCCACCCTTTGCCCCGGCGGCTGTCCGGGGCCACCATTCGTGCGCGCCTCGGCAGACCCGGCATCCGCGGAACCCGACAGAGCCGCTGCATTCTGAGGCCGGTGAACCATCGTTAGGTGCCACGCCCCCGCCGTGCTAGCGTCCCTGCTGCGCGGCCATGACCCATGGCGGCACCGAAAAGGATACGCCCATGCGACTCTCCCTCGTGCCAGCCCTTGCCATTGCCCTGTTCCTGCCCCTGACCGCCACGGCTGAAGGCATGGACACCTTCGGCGAGGGTGCGTGCCAACAGACCTGCGAGGTCTATCGGGACTGTGCCTATGACGCGCTGCAAGCCATCTATAACGGGACGTTTCAGGGCGAGTGCCGCGATTACAACAGTTGCGGCACCCGGGTTGAGCAATGCCGTGCCGCCAGCGGAACCTGCGAACAGACCTGCAGCGACCCGCGGTTTTAACGGGCAACCGATGCCCCGCTCCGGCGGCTGCGTGTCATCGCCCTGTCACAGCCGGGTTCCAAACCGCAAGCAATCCGGTCTACGCTCATCGCGTTGCTCGCAGGTGCCCCATGCTTCAGAAACTCATCCTCAAGCGGCTGACAAAGCGGTTGCGGCAGGTCTACAGCGACCTCGACACGCCGCCCGTGCTGGACATGGCGCGCTATTTTCCTGCGCATGCGGCGCTGGCGGCGCTGTATCCTGCCCTGCGGGCCGAGGCGCTGGCGGTCTATGCCGCCAACCCCGATATCCCGCTTTTCCATGACATCACCGCCACGCAGACCCGGATCTCGGCAGGCGACGGCAAGAACTGGCGGATGTTCATGGTCAAGGCCTACCGCCATGTCATCGCCGCCAATGCCGCGCAAACGCCCGTGCTGGCCCGTTTTCTGCGCGATCACCCCGAGGTGACCACCGCCACCCTGTCTTACCTCGACCCCGGCAAGCATATCCCGCCGCATCGCGGCCCGTTTCGCGGCGTGCTGCGCTATCATTTGTGCCTCTATGCGCCCGACTGCGGCAGCGACGCCGCGCCGTGGCTGAAAGTGGACGGCACCCGTGTGCCCTATGCCGAGGGGCAGGCGCTGCTCTGGGACGACACTTTCACCCATGAGGTGCTCAACCCCGGTCCCAACCCGCGCATTGCGCTGCTCCTCGACATCCGCCGCCCGGTGACCCGCTGGCGGCACCGCGCGGCCTTTCGATGGGTGATGGCAGCGGGCTGGGTGCAGGCCCGGCTGTTGGAACGGCGGATGTCGACAAAGGCTTGAACCTGCCGCGCGCCTCGTGTCCTTTGGGGCAAACCTGAGAGGACGCCATGGGAAAACTCACCCTTCTGACCCTGTTCGCGCTGACCCGCCTGCCGGAACCCGTCGCTGCCCTGTGGCTGACGGGACGGCGCAAAAGCGTCGACGGACGGCGGATCGACGCCAAGGCGCAGGTGCTGGGTGAGCTGTTCAACTCGGTCCGGGTGCCCGGCGTGACGCCAACTCTGGCCGAGAGCCGCCAGTCGCTCAGCATTCTGGCGGACAAGTTCGACCTGCCGTCCCCGCCGCAAGTCGCCAAGCGCGACATCACCATGCCCGGCGGCGACGGCGCACGGCCTGCACGCGTCTATGACACTCAGCCCGACGCTTCCAACCGCCCGACGCTGCTGTATATCCACGGCGGCGGCTGGGTGCAGGGCAGTCTGGATACGCATGACGGGCTGTGCGGGCAGATCGCGCTCGAGGCCGGGATCAGGGTAATCTCGCTCGACTACCGCCTTGCGCCGGAACATAAATTCCCTGCCGGTCCCGATGATTGCCTTGCCGCCTACCGCGCGCTCATCGACGATCCGCAAACTTACGGCGTCAACCCCGCCCGTCTTGCTGTGGGTGGCGACAGCGCCGGGGGCAACCTGACCGCCGCGCTGATGCATGACCTCGCCACCGCCAGTCTGCCGCTGCCCAAAGCGCAGGTGCTGATCTACCCGGCCGTCGATTTCCGCATGAACAGCCGCTCGATGACGGCACTGAAAGACGCCTATGTCCTGCCCGCCGACCGCGTCGCGTGGTACATCGACCAATACCTGCCCGCAGGGCAGGACCGCAGCGACCCGCGCGTGGCCCCGCTGACCTCGGACCGGCTGGCGGGCCAGCCGCAGGCGCTGATCCTCCACGGCGGCCACGATCCGCTGTGGGATGATGCCACCGCCTACAGCGACGCGCTCAAGGCCGTGGGCGTGCCGGTGACCCTGCTGCCGTTCCCCGGCCAGATCCACGCCTTTCTGTCCACCCGCCGCGCCATTCCGCAGGGCGTGCAGGCGACCACGGCGATCAGCGACTGGCTCAGGGCGAAACTCTAGGCCGGAGCATAGCTGAGACAGACGTATTCTTCGGCGATGGTCTCGGTCGCGACCAGCCGCAGGCGCGGCAGGGGCCCGTTGAAAAACGGCGTGCCGCGTCCCAGCACGACCGGGTGCAGATACAGGCGATACAGGTCGATCAGACCCAGCGCCCCAAGGCTCGCTGCCAGCGTCGGCCCGGCGACCTCGATCTCGCCCTCGACGCTGGCTTTCAGCGCCCGGACCTCTGCCTCAACGTCCTCTCCCAGTAGCGTGGCATTCGGCCCCACCGCTGCCAGACTGCGCGATACCACCCATTTCGGCTGTCGCCGCCACGCCACCGCGAACGCCTGCTCATCCTCGCCCCAGCCGGGTTGCTCAGCGTCCCAATAGGCCATCAGCTCGTACAGGGTGCGCCCGTAGAGACTGCCCGCCTGACCCTTCGTCTGGTCGATGAAATGGCGAAACAGCGGGGGGCTTGGGGCAAATTCGGTGTGATCGACAAAGCCGTCGAGCGAAACATTCATGCCAAAAACCAGCGTCGCCATCCGTGGCCTCCCTCACCGGGCTGATGCCTCAGGCTAACCCCCTTCACCTCACCGATCAACCGACGCTGCCCGCCCGGCTTGCGTTCGCGCGCCCGGCGTCGCAGGATCGCCGCAACCGGAGATTACCATGCGCAACGCCCATCCCATCGACACCGCCATCGACACCCACCGCTGTGACCTGACCGGCATGGCCGACCGGGTCTGGGGCACGCCCGAGCTGCTCTATCAGGAAAAAGCCTCGTGCGCCGAGCACACCGCCATGCTCAAGGCTAAGGGCTTTCGCGTGACCGAAAACGTCGCGGGCATCCCCACCGCCGTGATGGGCGAGGCGGGGCAGGGCGGTCCGGTGATCGCGATCCTTGGCGAATATGACGCGCTGCCCGGTCTCAGTCAGGTCGCCGGACTGGCCGAGCCGCAAGAGCTGGTCACGGGCGGCAACGGCCACGGCTGCGGGCACAACCTGCTGGGCTCGGCCGCGTTGCTCGCCGCCTGCGCGGTCAAGGACTGGCTGGAGCAAACCGGCACCGAGGGCCGCGTGCGCTATTATGGCTGCCCGGCGGAAGAGGGCGGGGCGGCCAAGACCTTCATGGTGCGCGATGGCGCGTTCGCGGGCACCGATGCCGCGATCACCTGGCACCCCGACAGCATGACCCGCGTCGCCGATCCCTATTCGCTGGCCAATACGCGGATTGACTTCACCTTCCACGGCCGCGCCAGCCATGCCGCGATGTCGCCCCATCTGGGCCGTTCGGCGCTGGACGCGGTGGAGCTGATGTCCGTCGGCGTCAACTATCTGCGCGAGCATATGGTTCAGGATGCGCGCATCCATTACGCCTATCTCGACGCGGGCGGCAGCGCGCCCAATGTGGTGCAATCCAAGGCCCGCGTGCGCTATTCGATCCGCGCGCTGAAAACCTCCGAGATGCTGGCGCTGGTCGAACGGGTCAAGGATGTGGCGCGCGGCGCGGCGCTGATGACCGGCACCACGGTCGAGGCCAAGGTCTATTCCGCCGTCTCGGCCATGCTGGAAAACCTGACCATGGACCGCACCATGCAGCGGGTGCTGGACGCCATCGGCGGCGTACCGTTCGACGCCGCCGACCAGCCCTATGCCGCGCAGATTCAGGCGACGCTGAGCCCTGAGGACATCGCGCTGCCCTACCGCATCGTGGCGATGCAACCGCGCGCCGACACGCCGCTGTCGGACTGGATCGTCCCGCTGCGCCCGGGGGGCGAGGTGATGACCGGCTCGACCGATGTGGCCGACGTCAGCCACGCTGTGCCGCTGACGCAGGTGCAGGTCGCCACCATGGCCATCGGCACGCCGCTGCATTCGTGGCAGGCGACGGCGCAGGGCAAAAGCCCCGCCGCGCACAAGGGCATGACCCACGCCGCCACCGCGATGGCCCGCTGCGCGCAGCTGTTGATCACCGAGCCCGACACATTGGCCGCCGCCAAGGCCGAACACGCCGAGCATCAGGCGCAAGACCCTTATGTCTGCCCGATGCCCGAGGAGGTGAAGGCGCCGGTGTAAACCGCGCGCCTCAGCTCTGGCGCTTTTGAACCAGCACGTTGTCCAGCATGCTCAGGACGATCTGGTTGTGTTGATTGATCAGCGTCTGGCGCGTGATCACGATGCCCCGTTGCGGGTTCGACGCCGATAGGCGCTTGCTTTCGACATCAAGGATCAGCGTTACGGTGTCGTTCGCGTAGGCATGGGTATTAAACCGCACATCGTCATACCCGAAGGACGCGATGATTGCCGGGGGGCGGTCCAGACCGTGGATCAGACGGTTGCGCAGGGCCAGTAAAAACGGTTCCGAGACACGTATTTTATCGTGATTGACCCTTGAGTTACGCTTGATCCCCAGCAAGCTGTCACCCCAGGATTTTGCAAAAGCCTCAATGTCGTCGCGGTTGATACTCTGGCTGGCACCACGGATCCGAGAGGGACATTCGATGTCGTCAAAATAAGTTAAATTCACACAAGCACCTGAAATTGTTACTGCAATAAACACAGTGATTTAACCCAGAGTTGGTTGCAAAAATCAAGCATTGGGTTCGGACCTGCACCTGGCGGGCGTCAGGCGGATGCGCTGTGCCAATTCCAGGTTGTGCGTGTCCGGGGCACGCAACAGGTCTGGCCTTTTGCGCGCCGTTGATGGCGCGCAAATGAGCAGGTCCGCTGCCGCTTGATCCCGCGTCTGCAGAGCCAGGGCAGGGGTTGCTAAAAGGTTAATCTCTGTCGCCAAGTCTTTGTTTTCAAAGCATCGGCCTGCATGTCCCATCGGGGGACATCTCACCCCAGTCCCGGCACGCTGATCCCGAAGAACCCCGCCAACAGCACAAAATTCAGCCCCAGCACCACGACCGATCCCAGCACCGCCAGCCCGCGTACCAAAGGGCCGGTCACATGCGCGCCCATCAGATCGCGCCGCCCGGTAAAGATCACCAGCGCCACCATCGGCACCGGCAGGGCGATGGACAGCACCACTTGGCTGAGCACCAGCGCCTCGGTCGCATTGACCCCCATAGCGACGATGATGAACGCCGGCGCCATCGTCACCACCCGGCGCAGCCAGACCGGGACATGGATGCGCAAGAAGCCCTGCATGATCATCTGCCCGGCCATCGTCCCCACCACCGAGGACGAGATCCCCGAGGCGATCAGTGACACTAGAAACGCCCCCGCCGCCGCTGCACCCAGCAGCGGTGTCAGCATGTGATAGGCGGTCTCGATCTCGGCCACCTCGGCATGGCCTTGGTGGAAGGCCGAGGCGGCCATGATCACCATCGCCATGTTGACCATCCCGGCCACCGCGAGCGCCACGATCACCTCGATGTTCGAAAAGCGCACCAGCCTGCGGCGTTCACCCGCCGTGGGGTTCGTCGCCCGCGCCTGCGTCAACCCCGAGTGCAGATAGATCGCGTGCGGCATCACCGTCGCCCCGATGATCCCCACCGCGATGGTCAGCGCCGCCGTGTCGGGCAGACCCGGCGTGACCAGCCCGGTCAGCGCGCCGCCCCAGTCGACGGGCGCAATGAGCATCTCGGCCAGATAGCACAGCCCGATGATCGCCACGAAAGTGCCGATCACCAGCTCCATCGGCCGGAACCCGCGCTGTTCGACCATCAGGATCGCGTAAGTGATCACCGCCGTCGCGATCATCCCCTGCATCAGCGGCAGCCCGAACAGCAGCGCAAGGCCGATCGCACCGCCCAGAAACTCGGCCAGATCCGTGGCCATCGCGGCGACTTCGCTGATCCCCCACATCACCCAGACCACCGGGCGCGGGAAGTGATCGCGGCACAGCTCGGCCAGATTGTTGCCCGTGACGATCCCCAGCCGGGCCGAGAGCGCCTGAAACAGCATGGCGATCAGGTTCGCCATCAGCACGACCCACAGCAGCATATAGCCATAGCCCGCGCCGGCCTGAATGTTGGTCGCATAGTTGCCGGGGTCGATATAGGCGACCGAGGCGATCACGGCGGGGCCAACGAAGGACAACAGTGCGCGCGGCCCGCGCCGCCGTCCGGCAAGCGCCTCGGTCATGGTTGAACGGGTACGGTCGGTCAGGCTGGCCGTGTTGCGGGGCTGGGAACTGGACTGCACGGGGCGACTCCGGGGTGTTTGTGCGGAATGTAGCCAGGGCTACATTGCTTGCAAGTGGCAAATTATTGACGACTGCTTTGCATTCACGCCGCCCCGTCGATAGAAGAGTTCAGGGTTCGCGACAGGGCGGCCCGCAACGACGGACCCCGACACAGTGCCCGAGCCCGCCCCCGAGACCCTTCCAGACAGTGCCGAAACCTCGGACCGCTTCGCGCAGGCGCGCACGGCGCAATCGGTGGCGTTGTTGGAGGATTACGTCGAGCTGATCGGCGACCTGATCGCCGAGCATGGTGAAGCCCGCATCACCGATCTCGCGCAGCGCATGGGCGTGACGCATCCGACGGTGACCAAGGCCGTGGCGCGGCTGCGGCGCGAGGGGTTGGTGACCTCGCGGCCTTATCGGGGCGTGTTCCTGACCGACTCAGGCGCGGCGTTGGCTGGCAAGGTGCGCGCGCGCCACCGCACGGTGGTGTCGCTGCTGGTCGCGCTGGGCGTCCCGCCCGAGACGGCGGAACTGGACGCCGAGGGCATGGAACACCATGTTTCCGAGGTCACGCTGCGGGCATTCGAGGCTTATCTGGCCCGTCAGGACTGATAGGCCACACTCTGTAGCCTCCAGCCCTTTCCTTTCCGCCAAACCCATGCCATAGGGCCGTGCCAAGCGACGACTCCCCCTGCCACAGGAGCATTCCATGCAGATTCGCGAGGCTCTCACCTTTGATGATGTCCTTCTGGTCCCCGCGGCCTCTTCCGTTTTGCCCTCGACGGCGGACGTTTCAACCCATGTGACCAAGTCGATCCGGCTGAACATTCCGCTGCTGTCATCGGCGATGGACACCGTGACCGAGGCCGCGATGGCGATCGCCATGGCGCAAGCCGGCGGCATGGGGGTCGTGCACCGCAACCTCGATCTGGAAGCGCAGGCCGAGGCCGTTCGCCGGGTCAAGCGCTTTGAATCGGGCATGGTCTATAACCCGATTACCCTGACACCCGAGGCCACGTTGGCCGACGCCCGCGCGCTGGGCGAGCGGTACAAGGTCACCGGTTTTCCGGTGGTCGACAAGGCCGGCCGCGTCGTGGGGATCGTCACCAACCGCGACATGCGCTTTGTCACCGATCCCAAGACGCCCGTGCATGCGATGATGACGGCGGATAATCTGGTGCTGCTGCACGAACCGGCGAACCGCGAGGATGCGCGCGACCTGATGCACGCGCGCCGGATCGAGAAGCTGCTGGTGGTGGACGCAGAGGGCCGCCTGAAGGGGCTGCTGACGCTGAAGGATACCGAACAGGCCGTCCTGCACCCGATGGCCTGCAAGGACGAGCTGGGCCGCCTGCGCGTGGCGGCGGCCTCGACCGTGGGCGACGCTGGGTTCGAGCGATCGGCTGCCCTGATCGACGCGGGCGTGGATCTGCTGGTGATCGACACGGCACACGGGCATTCGGCCTCGGTCGCGGAAGCGGTCGAGCGGGTCAAGGCGCTGTCGAATGCGGTGCAGGTCGTGGCGGGCAACGTCGCGACGGCGGAAGCCACCAAAGCGCTGATCGGGGCGGGCGCAGATGCGGTGAAGGTCGGGATCGGCCCCGGCTCGATCTGCACGACGCGGATCGTCGCGGGCGTGGGCGTGCCGCAGCTGACGGCGATCATGGACGCTGCCTCGGCAGCGGGCGACGTGCCGATCATCGCGGATGGCGGCATCAAGTTCTCGGGCGACTTCGCCAAGGCGATCGCGGCGGGCGCAAGCTGTGCGATGGTCGGCTCGGCGATTGCCGGGACGGACGAGGCGCCGGGCGAGGTGATCCTGTATCAGGGCCGCTCATACAAATCCTACCGCGGCATGGGCTCGCTGGGGGCGATGGCGCGCGGCTCGGCGGACCGGTATTTCCAGAAGGATGCAGCGTCGGACAAGCTGGTGCCAGAGGGGATCGAAGGTCAGGTGCCCTATAAGGGGCCGGTGTCGACGGTCATTCACCAGATGGTCGGCGGCTTGCGCGCGGCGATGGGCTATACCGGCAATGCCACGGTGCCCGAGATGCGCAAGGGCTGCAATTTCGTCAAGATCACCGGGGCTGGTCTGAGCGAAAGCCACGTCCACGACGTGCAGATCACCCGCGAGTCGCCCAACTACCGGCTGGGCGGCTGAGGCCCTGGCCCTCGCGCGGCGGGGCTTGAAGGCGCCGCCGGGCTGAGGCAGGCTTGCGGCGGGCGGTAAGCCGCCCGCAATCCCCAGACCCGGAGACCGCCGATGCAGCGCCAGCACCCGCACCTCGAGGATGACGAGGACCCCGGTTTCGAGCCCGGCACCCGCGAGCTGATCCCGCGGATCCTGTGGATCGTGGTGATCACCCTGATGATCAGCGGCGCGCAGTCCGTGCTGCTGGCTGTGGCGGTGCTACAGGTGGTGATCATGATCGCCAACCGCGGGCGCCCGAACGAGGAGCTGGGCGATTTCGGCTCGATGGTCGGCGCCTGGGTCGCGAAAGCGGCGCGCTATCAGTCGGCGGCGAGCGATCAGAAACCCTGGCCCTGGACACCGATGGGATCGTGAGGGGAGCGCGGCGCTCGGGGGCATCGAGCCCCTCGCGCCGCATGGGCTGCCGCCCAAACCTGCTTCAAGGGGGACGCACGCGCCCCCTTGAAAATCCCCCCGTGGATACTTTCAGACAGAAAATGAAACAGGGTTAACGAACCCTTATCATCTGTCCTTAAATATCCTGGGGGGTGAATGCGGCGAATGCCGCAGAGGGGGGCAAGGCCCCCTTGCCCGGTCGCCCGAGGGCGCGGCGGCGACAGCCGTCTCGGCCAAGGGCGAAACCCCTCAGCTGTTGCCGCGCAGGAACAGGCCAGCGCCTTCGGCCGCAGCGCGCAGCGCCTTGGCCTTGTTCACCGATTCCTGCCATTCGGACTCTGGATCGCTGTCATAGACCACGCCGCCCCCGGCCTGGGTGTACATCACCCCGTCCTTGACCACCGCCGTGCGCAGCGCGATGCAGAAGTCCATCTCGCCATTGGCTGCGAAATAGCCGATGCCGCCGCCATAGACGCCGCGCTTTTCGGGTTCCAGCTCGTCGATGATCTGCATGGCGCGGATCTTGGGCGCGCCGGACACCGTGCCCGCAGGCAGGCCCGCCAGCAGGGCGGACAGCGCGTCCTGATCGTCGCGGATCTCGCCGACGACGTTCGAGACGATATGCATCACATGGCTGTAGCGTTCGATGATGAATTTCTCGGTCGGGTGCACGGTGCCGATCTTGGCCACGCGGCCGACATCGTTGCGGCCCAGATCGAGAAGCATCAGGTGCTCGGCCAGCTCTTTCTGATCCGCCAGCAGGTCCAGCTCCAGCGCCTTGTCCTGCTCGGGTGTTGCCCCGCGCGGGCGGGTGCCGGCAATGGGGCGGATGGTGACTTCGCCATCGCGCACCCGAACGAGAATTTCGGGCGAGGCACCGACGATATGGAACTCGCCGAGGTCGAAATAGAGCATGAATGGCGAGGGGTTCATCCGCCGCAGCGAGCGGTACAGCGCGAAGGGGGGCAGGGGGAATTCCTGCGCCCAGCGTTGCGAAGGCACGACCTGAAAGATGTCCCCGGCGCGGATGTAATCCTTGGCCTTGTCGACCGCCGCCTTGTAGCCGTCCTTGGTGAAGTTCGAGACCGCCTCACCGACCTGCGCCATATCCCCCAGCGCGCGCCCGGTGCCCATCGCCTCGCGCTCGAGGTCGCGCAGGGCATCCATCACCCGCTCGGCCGCCTGCGCATAGGCGGCGCGGGCCGAGAGCCCGGAGCCGGCCCAGGCGGGCGAGACCACCGTCACCTCGCCCTTGACCCCGTCCAGCACCGCCACGACCGAGGGGCGCATCAGCACCGCGTCGGGCAGGTTCAGCGGGTCGGGGTTGTTTTGCGGCAGATCCTCGACCAGACGGATCATGTCATAGCCCAGATAGCCAAAGAGGCCCGAGGCAACCGGCGGCAGATCCTCGGGCATGGCGATGCGGCTTTCTGCCAGCAGCCCGCGCAGGGCGTCCAGCGGGTGGCCGGGCAGATCGACAAACGCCGCGTCGTCAAACCGCGCTTCGCGGTTCAGGCGGCTGGCGCCGCCCCGGCAGTGCCAGATCAGATCGGGCTTGGTGCCGATGATCGAATAGCGCCCGCGCACCTCGCCGCCGGTGACCGATTCCAGCATGAAGCTGTCTTTGCGGTTGCCGACGATCTTGAGCATCAGCGAGACCGGCGTGTCGAGATCGGCGGCCAGGCGGGCATAGACCACCTGGTTTTCACCGCGCGCCCACCCGGCTTCGAAGTCGGCGAAACCGGGGGTCAGCAGGGCGGAATGGGTCACGGCTGGAAACCTTTGCAGCGGGACGGTCAGGGACGGTCGGATCAGGGGAAGGTGGCGTGTACCGCGTCGATGGCGGGCTGGTTCAGGGTGATCCCGGCTTCGGCCTGCAGCGCGCTGGCGAAGTAGAAAAACACATCCTGCGCCAGTGCCTGACCGATCTGCTCGTTGATCGCGCCGGTCAGCTGCTCGGTCTGCTCATCGGCGCTGTCGGGTGCTTCGGTCTCGCCAACATAGACCAACAGCAGCCGACCTTCGGCCACCGACATCACCGGCGTGTTGACGTCGCTGGCCATGATGGTTTCCAGCATCGTGGCGGGCACCTGAGTCAGGCGGTCAAGACGGGTGATGTTCTCGAACACCTCGGGTGACAGGTCACGCGTTTCGCCAAAGGTCTCGGGGCCTTCGGCAACCAGATCGGCGCTCAGCGTCTGACCCATGCTTTGCAGCGCGGCATCGACAGCGGCGACGCGGGCACCGGCAACGACGGCCTCGCGTACGTCTTCAATCGGGCGCGGGGTCGGCGGGGTGACCGAGTCGAGCCGGATCGCAAACAGACCGCCATCTGACAGACCGGCCAGTTCGGGGAAGTCATCGGCGCTGACGGCAGCGGCAGCCGTGCCGAATTCGGAATAGGCCGCGATGCCTTCGTTCGTGTCGCGGGTCCATTCGATGGTGCCCAGCTGCATCGGGGTTTCCTCGGCCAGCTGTTCCAGCGTGGCGCCGCCCGCCAGCAGATCGTCAAAGCCTTCCTGCTGGTCCTGGATCGCCCGGCGCGCGCCATCGCCCGCCAGTTCGGCACGCAGCTCGTCGCGTGCGTCCTCGAACGGGGTTTCCTGTGCGTTCAGGATCGCGTTCATGCGGAACAGGGCTGGCCCGAGGTTCGACGGCAGGGGGCCGACCACGGTGCCTGCATTGTCGAGGCCAAAGACCGCAGCCCCGGCGGCGCCCAGTTGCGCCTCGCTCACATCGCCCATATCGGCGTCTTCCAGCGACAGACCGCGCTCTTCGACCAGCGCATCAAAGGTGATCTCGCCGGCATCAAGTCGCGCCTTGGCAGCCTGTGCTTCGTCATCCGAGCCAAAGACCAGACGCTCGACGAGGCGGCGCTCGGGCTGCACGAAGTCGTCGATGCGCTGCTCGTACAGGGCGCGGATCGACTCCTCATCGACCTCGACCGTGTCGAGCACCATTTCCGGCGTGAGCCAGGCGTAGGTAATCGAACGGGTTTCGGGGGCGGTGAAATCGGCGATATTGGCCGCGTAATAGGCGATGATCGCGGGCTCTTCAGGGTCCGCGACAGGAGCCGGCAGATTGGCCTCTGTCAGCGTGAACAGCGTGAAATTATGGCGCATGGCGTAAAAGCCAAGCAGGGCGCTGCGCAGGTTGTCGGGGGTTTCGACCCCGGCGGCCGTGGCCGCCTGCAGAATGCCGCGTGCGGCGTCGCGGCGGACTTCTTCTTCGAATTCGGCCGGGGACTGGCCAACGTTTTGCAGGGCAAAACGGTAGGCATCCATGTCAAAATTGCCGGTCGGGCCCTGAAACGCGCGGATCCCGACAACGGTGCGCTGGACGTTTTCGTCGCCAACCGAGATGCCGATGCGTCCGGCTTCGTTTTCCAGCGCCGCCTGCGTGATCAGTTGTGCGCGGACCTGTTGGTCAATGCCGACCTGC
This window contains:
- a CDS encoding aspartyl/asparaginyl beta-hydroxylase domain-containing protein, whose protein sequence is MLQKLILKRLTKRLRQVYSDLDTPPVLDMARYFPAHAALAALYPALRAEALAVYAANPDIPLFHDITATQTRISAGDGKNWRMFMVKAYRHVIAANAAQTPVLARFLRDHPEVTTATLSYLDPGKHIPPHRGPFRGVLRYHLCLYAPDCGSDAAPWLKVDGTRVPYAEGQALLWDDTFTHEVLNPGPNPRIALLLDIRRPVTRWRHRAAFRWVMAAGWVQARLLERRMSTKA
- a CDS encoding alpha/beta hydrolase, which encodes MGKLTLLTLFALTRLPEPVAALWLTGRRKSVDGRRIDAKAQVLGELFNSVRVPGVTPTLAESRQSLSILADKFDLPSPPQVAKRDITMPGGDGARPARVYDTQPDASNRPTLLYIHGGGWVQGSLDTHDGLCGQIALEAGIRVISLDYRLAPEHKFPAGPDDCLAAYRALIDDPQTYGVNPARLAVGGDSAGGNLTAALMHDLATASLPLPKAQVLIYPAVDFRMNSRSMTALKDAYVLPADRVAWYIDQYLPAGQDRSDPRVAPLTSDRLAGQPQALILHGGHDPLWDDATAYSDALKAVGVPVTLLPFPGQIHAFLSTRRAIPQGVQATTAISDWLRAKL
- a CDS encoding dihydrofolate reductase family protein, with product MATLVFGMNVSLDGFVDHTEFAPSPPLFRHFIDQTKGQAGSLYGRTLYELMAYWDAEQPGWGEDEQAFAVAWRRQPKWVVSRSLAAVGPNATLLGEDVEAEVRALKASVEGEIEVAGPTLAASLGALGLIDLYRLYLHPVVLGRGTPFFNGPLPRLRLVATETIAEEYVCLSYAPA
- a CDS encoding amidohydrolase translates to MRNAHPIDTAIDTHRCDLTGMADRVWGTPELLYQEKASCAEHTAMLKAKGFRVTENVAGIPTAVMGEAGQGGPVIAILGEYDALPGLSQVAGLAEPQELVTGGNGHGCGHNLLGSAALLAACAVKDWLEQTGTEGRVRYYGCPAEEGGAAKTFMVRDGAFAGTDAAITWHPDSMTRVADPYSLANTRIDFTFHGRASHAAMSPHLGRSALDAVELMSVGVNYLREHMVQDARIHYAYLDAGGSAPNVVQSKARVRYSIRALKTSEMLALVERVKDVARGAALMTGTTVEAKVYSAVSAMLENLTMDRTMQRVLDAIGGVPFDAADQPYAAQIQATLSPEDIALPYRIVAMQPRADTPLSDWIVPLRPGGEVMTGSTDVADVSHAVPLTQVQVATMAIGTPLHSWQATAQGKSPAAHKGMTHAATAMARCAQLLITEPDTLAAAKAEHAEHQAQDPYVCPMPEEVKAPV
- a CDS encoding MaoC family dehydratase, which codes for MFIAVTISGACVNLTYFDDIECPSRIRGASQSINRDDIEAFAKSWGDSLLGIKRNSRVNHDKIRVSEPFLLALRNRLIHGLDRPPAIIASFGYDDVRFNTHAYANDTVTLILDVESKRLSASNPQRGIVITRQTLINQHNQIVLSMLDNVLVQKRQS
- a CDS encoding Nramp family divalent metal transporter is translated as MQSSSQPRNTASLTDRTRSTMTEALAGRRRGPRALLSFVGPAVIASVAYIDPGNYATNIQAGAGYGYMLLWVVLMANLIAMLFQALSARLGIVTGNNLAELCRDHFPRPVVWVMWGISEVAAMATDLAEFLGGAIGLALLFGLPLMQGMIATAVITYAILMVEQRGFRPMELVIGTFVAIIGLCYLAEMLIAPVDWGGALTGLVTPGLPDTAALTIAVGIIGATVMPHAIYLHSGLTQARATNPTAGERRRLVRFSNIEVIVALAVAGMVNMAMVIMAASAFHQGHAEVAEIETAYHMLTPLLGAAAAGAFLVSLIASGISSSVVGTMAGQMIMQGFLRIHVPVWLRRVVTMAPAFIIVAMGVNATEALVLSQVVLSIALPVPMVALVIFTGRRDLMGAHVTGPLVRGLAVLGSVVVLGLNFVLLAGFFGISVPGLG
- the mntR gene encoding manganese-binding transcriptional regulator MntR: MPEPAPETLPDSAETSDRFAQARTAQSVALLEDYVELIGDLIAEHGEARITDLAQRMGVTHPTVTKAVARLRREGLVTSRPYRGVFLTDSGAALAGKVRARHRTVVSLLVALGVPPETAELDAEGMEHHVSEVTLRAFEAYLARQD
- the guaB gene encoding IMP dehydrogenase, coding for MQIREALTFDDVLLVPAASSVLPSTADVSTHVTKSIRLNIPLLSSAMDTVTEAAMAIAMAQAGGMGVVHRNLDLEAQAEAVRRVKRFESGMVYNPITLTPEATLADARALGERYKVTGFPVVDKAGRVVGIVTNRDMRFVTDPKTPVHAMMTADNLVLLHEPANREDARDLMHARRIEKLLVVDAEGRLKGLLTLKDTEQAVLHPMACKDELGRLRVAAASTVGDAGFERSAALIDAGVDLLVIDTAHGHSASVAEAVERVKALSNAVQVVAGNVATAEATKALIGAGADAVKVGIGPGSICTTRIVAGVGVPQLTAIMDAASAAGDVPIIADGGIKFSGDFAKAIAAGASCAMVGSAIAGTDEAPGEVILYQGRSYKSYRGMGSLGAMARGSADRYFQKDAASDKLVPEGIEGQVPYKGPVSTVIHQMVGGLRAAMGYTGNATVPEMRKGCNFVKITGAGLSESHVHDVQITRESPNYRLGG
- a CDS encoding DUF4389 domain-containing protein, with the protein product MQRQHPHLEDDEDPGFEPGTRELIPRILWIVVITLMISGAQSVLLAVAVLQVVIMIANRGRPNEELGDFGSMVGAWVAKAARYQSAASDQKPWPWTPMGS